CATGTTGGTGACATCTTCGATTCTCTTGTTCACATGGGCCTTGCCCTGGCAGTTGACGCTGACCGGCATCTGTTCGAGGATGTGGAGGATGATCGAGATGTCGTGGGGGGCCAGGTCCCAGGCGACATTGATGTCCGTCTGGTAGAGCCCGAGGTTGCAGCGCCGCGAGCTGATGTAGAGAACTTCGCCCAGGTCCCTGGAATCGACGATCTCCTTGATCTTCATGACCGACGGGGAGTAGACGAAGGTGTGGCCGACCATCAGGGAGAGTTTTTTCTCGGCGGCGATCTCGATGAGTTCCCGGCATTCTTTGGCGCTGGTGGCCATCGGTTTTTCCACGAAGGTGTGCTTGCCGGCGAGCAGGCTTTCCCGGGCCATTGGATAATGAAAGCGCACGGGGGTGGCGATGGCGATCGCATCCAGCTGCTCATCCCGCAAAAGGTCTTCATAGCGGGTGGTTGTTTTCGCGTCCGGGTAAAGTTTTCCGATGTGAGCCAGGCGTTCCTGCGAAACATCGCAGATCATCTGCAGCTGACACTCCGGCAGAGAGTTGAAACTGCGGATAATGTTCGGCCCCCAGTATCCGCAACCTGCAACAGCGACCCTGATCATTTTGTTCTCCATAGTCTCAGTCCCTTTTGTGAATTTTTTTCTAGAATTTTGTGGGCTGTCCCGTTCCGATCCTGATGAGTTGCCCTCGTTTGTGCAGACTTTCCTTGAGTTCCGAGGCGATGGTCATCGGGGTCATGAGCAGTATTTTGATGTCCAGCCAGAGGGATTGTCGGCGGGCGTACTGAATGTCCAGCCGGACCATCTGGTTGAAGGTGAGCCTGTTTTTGCCGCTGACCTGCCACAAGCCGGTCATTCCCGGAGTCGTATCAAAACGGCCTTTGTGCCAGAGCTGGTATTCGGCAACTTCATAGGGAATCGACGGGCGGGGGCCGATCAGGCTCATGTCCCCTTTCAGCACGTTCACCAGCTGGGGCAGTTCATCAAGATAGGTCTTGCGCAGCAGTTTGCCGAAAGGGATGATCTGGTCGTTGTGGTCGTCGAGTTTGACCATGGGGCGGGCGGGCGCCCGCTCGCCGTCTTCTTTCGGGATCAGCGAGGCCAGATGTTTTTGATGGCCGGTGGTGTCGGCGTTGTACTCCATGGTCCGGAACTTCAGGAATTGAAAGGGGCGTCCGCCGAGGCCGATTCGGGTTTGCCTGTAGATGGCCGGGCCCGGCGAGACCGATTTGATCACACACCACAGTAGAACAAAGAGCGGAGAAAGGAGGATCAGTCCGAGGGACGAGCCCAGAAGATCCAGGCACCGTTTTTTTCTGGAGATCCTTTTGAGGTAGAGCAGAGACAACTCCTGCTCCGGAAGATCGCGGGTAAAGTGATGCCCGAACCCCCGTTCCGGCTGGATTCTTTTGGGTATTTTTTCGGCGCTCCCGGCCCCTTTATCCTGCGGTGGCGGGTAACTGTAAACTTCGCAGAGCAGCTGAATGCCGTTGGCAAGGAGGGACATCTGGATGTATTTGGCGAAATTCCAGGCGCTGTGGGCGTTGGAGTTGTGCAGAATGACGCCGATCTTGTTCGGCAAAAGCCAGCCTGCTTCATCGGTCGCCCGCATGCGGTTGTTCAGTTCAATCAGCAGATGGGTTTCCGCCTTGCCCCCCAGTTTCTCGTGCCTGGTGGCAAAGGTGACCAGGGAAAACCGGTGGGTGCTTCGATCGGCCCTGGCGCGCTCCCTGGCCAGGATATGCGCAAATTCCTTTTCTCCGTACAGGCTGTCGGACAGTACTTTGTGGGGTGCGTGAAACCATTTGAACACGGTGGAGAGAGACATGCGCGGCCTCCTTTGTCAGATTCTTTCGTAGATGAATTCGGGTATCGGATAGCGCCGTTTATTGAGGACGACACCGAGGATGTTGCCGTCCTGGGCCAGAATCCGGTCTTTCACCTTCTCTACCGTCTGCCAGCGGGTCTTTTGCGCCTGGACAACCAGGACGACGCCGTCAACTTTCGGCGAGAGCAGCAGGCATTCCGGGCGGCTGATCGCCGCCGGCGAGTCGATCAGCACCAGGTCAAACTCCTCCTTCAGCCTGTTGAGCAGCGGATCTATCCGGGACATTTCGCAGATGATGCCGGCCGGAAGGCCCTGACTCGACACCTGGGTCACATAGAGGGTGGTGCCGTCGACCCTGGCAAAGTCCTTTCGGGTCAATTTGGTCTGGCTTTTTGTTCCCAGCCGGGGCAGCTCGGACTGGACCTGAAAGAAACTGCACTGGTTCGGCGCTTTCTGGTTCAGGTCCAGCAGCAGGACGTTCTTTTTCAGTTTCATGCTGGCAAAACCGGCAAGTTTTCGCACCATGGTGCTGGTTCCTTCTCCCTTCTGGGTCCCCTGGAACTGGACAATCCGGCTCCTCCTTCCCGGCAGAAGGGTGACCAGGCTCTGATAGAGGCTGGTGGTGGGGTCGCCTCTTTTGGCATCGGAAATTCCGGGGCGGGTTTCTGCATACAGGGCCGGGCTGTGATCGGCGCCCTGCAGGGGGGGAATGGATATTTCCGTGGTTTCGCGCGCGTGGCCCCGTTCAAGGTCTGCGTATTCCAGTGCTTCAAATATTTTGGTCATGGTTATCGCCTCGCCTGGAAAGCAGACAGTATGCTTTCCTGTCTTGAAAGTTCCGGTAGGATGATCGTGTCGCCGATGAAGATCAGATCGGCGTCGAAGATTTTCGGGTTGCCGGCCTGGACCCTCCTGATGAGCTGGTCGTTGACGAAACCGTATGCGTCGAGGCAGATCCGGGAGAGATGTTCTCCTTTCCTGACGGTGATCGTTCTCGGTCCGGGTCTGCTCTTGCTCAGGGCGGGAGAAGGTTCCGGTTGCTTCTGTTCATTTTTCGCCGGGGCGGCGATGATTTCGGGTTCTCTGTCCGCCGCTTCGCCTGCCACCGGTTCATCGGGAGGGGCGGTTGTGCCCTCCGCTGCCCTGGACACCGAGAAGGGGCCTGAGGAAAGAAGGGTGGTCTGCGACTGCCCGGTCGCCGACGGGGCGGGCGATCTTGCCGGTGGCGGTTTCGTTTCCCTTTCGATCCCGGCCTGGCTGTTGACCGGTCCAGCGGGTTTATTCCGGTCGAGATCGGCTTTTCTGAAGGAGGAGAAGACCTGTGACCCGTTCAGGACGGAAATGGAGAGGAGCAGGGCGCCGAAAACGGAGGCGTATTTCCAGATGAAACCAACGGGGCGCCGGTTTCCCTGAAAATCGGCGATGACCTGACTCGCGATCGCCCTGGTGATTTTCCGTTCCTGAAAACCGAACCCCGCCACCAGGGCATTGTCGCAGAGGATGTTGAGCATTCGCGGCGAACCCTGCGCCGTCCTGATGATTTTTTTGAGGGCACCGGAACTGAAAATTTCCTGGGGAGTGGAGGTGACTTTCGCCAGGCGGAACAGCACGTATTCGTGGCTTTCCGTGGCTGAAAGAGGGCGCAGGGTCGCGCGAATGGCCAGCCGCTGGTTGAGTTGTCGCAGTTCTTTGCCGGCCAGTTTCTCGGCGAGTTCCGGCTGGCCGACCAGAACGATCTGTAAAAGCTTGTCTTTCGGGGTCTCGAGGTTCGACAGGATCCGCAGCTGTTCAAAGGTCTCGACCGGCATGTTCTGCGCTTCGTCGATGAGCAGGACAATATTGCGGCCCCGCTCATACCTGCTGATCAGGACGGTATGCAGCTGTTGCACCATGTCGTAGGGGCTGTCGCTTTGCAACCGGATCCCCAGTTCCCGGAAAATCGTTTTCAGGAGTTCATTGAAGGTGACGGCCGGGTTGAACACATAGATCGGTTCGACCAGATGCCGGTCGCACATGGCCAGGTAGGAACGAACGATGGTGGTCTTGCCGGTCCCGACTTCGCCGATCACCGAAACAAACCCTTTTTTCTTGGCGATACAGTAAATAATCGCCCCCAGGGCCTCCTTGTGGCTTGCGCTCAGGTAGAGGAATTCCGGATCCGGGGTGATGTGGAAGGGGGCCTTCGCCATATTGTAAAAGTTTACATACATGATTCGGACTCCTCGCACGGGACGGAAGCCAGCACATAAAGGCCGAGCCTTCTTTCCACGTCCTCTTTGGTTTTCAGTGAAGCATCGAGATACTCGAGGAAAAAGGCGAGACTGATCCCGCCGAACAGACCCAGAAGGATGCCGAGGGCGAGATTGACCGGTTTGTTCGGCTTGATCGCTTTCACGGGCAGGGTGGCCGGCTGGATGATGCTGAGATTGGAAACCTTGTCCAGGTCGAGATTCCTGGAGATGTCGGTGCGCTGTACGTCCTGACGGTACCTGAGGTATTCCTCTTCCAGGAGTTTCACGTCCCGTCTCAGTCGTGACTCGATGGTCTCGTTTTTGACCAGAGCGGCAAGCTCGGCGATTGGTTCCCTGAGGGTTTTTTCCAGAGCTTCCAGACTGGCAATTTCCCCCTGAAGGCGGGCGCGGCCTGTTTCCAGGGCAAGCTGCATCGCCTGATAGGTCGGGTCAACCCCGGTGGTGACCTCATCGGTCTCTTTTTCGCTGTTCAGCGCTGCTTCCGCCACCCGGATCTGTTCCCGCACCTCGACGAGCTGCCGGTTTTGATCGGGATATCTGGCCGACAGGTCCGCCTCCTTGATCCGGAAATCAAAGAGGCGGGCTTTTATCGCATCGGAGGTGGTGCTCTTTCTGCCGGCAACCCGGCCCAGTTCCACTTCCCTGGACCGGCGTGCCAGCCCCTGTTCGAGAGATGCGTTGTTGGCGCGGGAGGCGGCGATCCGGCTGTTTATTTCCGCGAGGTCGCTCTGGATCCGGCTGATCCGGGCGGAAAGCGTTTCCTTCTGGATACTGATGGAGGCGATGTTGTGCTCGGCCCGGAAGGCTTCGAGGGCGTTTTCCTTTTCCTGCAGTTTTTCGTAGAGATTGCCGGCCCGTTCCTGGAAAAACCGGGGCGGGGCAATGCTGCTGTGGATTTTGATATGGTGGTCCTGGAAAAGGGTCAGAAAGAGGTCCAGGACCCGCTGGCCGAACTGCGGTTCCCTGCAGTCAAAGGAGATCGTGATGACGTGGCTTTTCTGCTCAACCCCGACCTTGAGATTTTTGATCATTTTGTTGATGGCGTTTTCCCTGAGCGAGATATAGGACGGGGTCTCTTCTTTGCCGAAGAGATGGGCGGTTTTCTGCAAAGCCTTCCTGATGGAGGCGGTCATTGCGCCGAGGGAGGTCGGGTTCCGGCCTGCCTCGGGTTTGAGGTTCCCATCGGCCAGAAAAATTTCCGGAGTGATTCTGTCGACGACCTGCTCGGCAAGGAGCCTGCTTTTGATGATCGCAAGCTCGGAATTGACTTCGTTTTCCCTGCTTTGCGAGAGCGCCATGGTCGGGCCGTCCACGGTGGGGTCGAGGGCAAGACTTTCGCGGCCCACCCGGATGAGCACCCGTGCCTCCGACTGATAGATCTCGGGGGAGAGGAGGGTGAGCAGGAGCACGCCCAGGAAGGAGGCCCAGAAGAAGAGGAGGAGCGCTTTTTTTCTGCGAAACAGGACATAGAGAATATCCCGCAGCGAGCCGCCTTCTGGCGGAACATGCTGGGCCGGAAAATAATGCGGGTGCTGGAGCTGCATATCCATTTCCTCTCAATAACTTTTATGGGCCTGGGTCCGTGGACTGATCCTCTCGTCGCCGACCGCCGTCAGTTGTAGCGGTCGCGCAGTTCATAGTTGAAACCGAGCCCGATGCCCCGGAAGAGGAACAGCTCGGTGATATACTGGTTCACAAACTTGTTCAGGTTCGCAATCGTTGATTTCGGCACATAGACCACATCGTTTGGCTGCAGGAGGAAAGTATGGTTCGGGCCTGTTTCGTCAAGTGTTCCGGAAAGATCCGTTTTGTACGGAACAGCCTTGCCTTTTCCGTTCCTGCGGATGACGATCACCTCGTCGGTCCGGGCCGTTTCCTTGAAGCCGCCGGCATTGATGACCGCCTGGAGGACATTGACTTCTCCCTGAAGCGTCAGCAGGCCCGGGTTCTTGATTTCGCCGCCGACATAGATCCTCTGGTCGACCAGTGAACGGACGACCACCGAGATAACCGGATCTTTGATTTTGGATTCATAGAGATTGGTCAGTTTCGTATCCAGTTCCTCCGGCGTCAGGCCCTGGGCCAGGACCGAATCGATAAGCTGGAGGGTGATGTACCCGTCCGGCCTGATGACCTGGGTATCGTTGAGTTCTTTCCAGTAGGGGAATTTCAGTTCTATCTCGTCACCCGGCCGCAGGACCACTCTCGACTCGGGGGGAGGCGAGTAGGGCCGTTCGGCAATGCCTCCCTGGTTGGAAGCGCATGCCGCCGCCTGCAGCATGCAGGCAAGCGGCAGGGCCAGCCGCAGGAATAATACCGTCTTGGTTCGGACTTTATTCATGATGAGGCCACGATGGCGGGTGATCATTTTCCGTCCCTCCTTTTTTCTTTTTTGGCAGCGGAACCAGGCATCTCGTTTCTCCCGGAAGATTGTTTTTTTTCGCTCGGGCGGTAACCGTTTCCAGCCACCGGAGGGTTACGAACCCTGGATGAAAGCTGGTGTTCTTGATGCCATCACATCAAATTTCGATCAGTGATATCAATCGCCGGAGAGCTGTATATTTTTCGTATTGTTGCAATTGCTTATTCGCCAAAGAGTGTATGTTTTTTCTGCTCCCGGCTTACACCTTTTGTGCTATTTTTTTCTGCTGTCGGCCATCGCTCCGGAGGGAACTGAGGTTTTGCCTGTATTCCCGCCAATCCTTATTGTTCAAGGGTTTCCTGTCTTTACTCCTTCGGGTGGCGGGTGAGTGGCCGTTGTTTTTGCTGCGGCAGGTTCTTCCCGCTCGGCCTGACCTGCATCCGGGCCGCATGAACCGTCCGGGGCCTGAAACATCTCTCTTCTCTGCGGTGAGGAGTTGCAGAAGAAGATTAGGGTGGCGGGTCTACCTCTCATCCG
The Pseudomonadota bacterium DNA segment above includes these coding regions:
- a CDS encoding AAA family ATPase — protein: MYVNFYNMAKAPFHITPDPEFLYLSASHKEALGAIIYCIAKKKGFVSVIGEVGTGKTTIVRSYLAMCDRHLVEPIYVFNPAVTFNELLKTIFRELGIRLQSDSPYDMVQQLHTVLISRYERGRNIVLLIDEAQNMPVETFEQLRILSNLETPKDKLLQIVLVGQPELAEKLAGKELRQLNQRLAIRATLRPLSATESHEYVLFRLAKVTSTPQEIFSSGALKKIIRTAQGSPRMLNILCDNALVAGFGFQERKITRAIASQVIADFQGNRRPVGFIWKYASVFGALLLSISVLNGSQVFSSFRKADLDRNKPAGPVNSQAGIERETKPPPARSPAPSATGQSQTTLLSSGPFSVSRAAEGTTAPPDEPVAGEAADREPEIIAAPAKNEQKQPEPSPALSKSRPGPRTITVRKGEHLSRICLDAYGFVNDQLIRRVQAGNPKIFDADLIFIGDTIILPELSRQESILSAFQARR
- a CDS encoding Gfo/Idh/MocA family oxidoreductase produces the protein MIRVAVAGCGYWGPNIIRSFNSLPECQLQMICDVSQERLAHIGKLYPDAKTTTRYEDLLRDEQLDAIAIATPVRFHYPMARESLLAGKHTFVEKPMATSAKECRELIEIAAEKKLSLMVGHTFVYSPSVMKIKEIVDSRDLGEVLYISSRRCNLGLYQTDINVAWDLAPHDISIILHILEQMPVSVNCQGKAHVNKRIEDVTNMTLNFNNGGFATIQSSWLDPNKVREMTFVGSKRMLVYNDIESMEKIKIYDKRVETPPHYDTFADFQYSYHYGDSYCPYVKQKEPLLIETAHFLDCIRNGLKPHSSGKEALDVIKILEAASASLEIGGGQVSITHIEAAPCKKYHLMSSSATA
- a CDS encoding polysaccharide export protein; translated protein: MITRHRGLIMNKVRTKTVLFLRLALPLACMLQAAACASNQGGIAERPYSPPPESRVVLRPGDEIELKFPYWKELNDTQVIRPDGYITLQLIDSVLAQGLTPEELDTKLTNLYESKIKDPVISVVVRSLVDQRIYVGGEIKNPGLLTLQGEVNVLQAVINAGGFKETARTDEVIVIRRNGKGKAVPYKTDLSGTLDETGPNHTFLLQPNDVVYVPKSTIANLNKFVNQYITELFLFRGIGLGFNYELRDRYN
- a CDS encoding sugar transferase, whose product is MSLSTVFKWFHAPHKVLSDSLYGEKEFAHILARERARADRSTHRFSLVTFATRHEKLGGKAETHLLIELNNRMRATDEAGWLLPNKIGVILHNSNAHSAWNFAKYIQMSLLANGIQLLCEVYSYPPPQDKGAGSAEKIPKRIQPERGFGHHFTRDLPEQELSLLYLKRISRKKRCLDLLGSSLGLILLSPLFVLLWCVIKSVSPGPAIYRQTRIGLGGRPFQFLKFRTMEYNADTTGHQKHLASLIPKEDGERAPARPMVKLDDHNDQIIPFGKLLRKTYLDELPQLVNVLKGDMSLIGPRPSIPYEVAEYQLWHKGRFDTTPGMTGLWQVSGKNRLTFNQMVRLDIQYARRQSLWLDIKILLMTPMTIASELKESLHKRGQLIRIGTGQPTKF